One window of Chamaesiphon minutus PCC 6605 genomic DNA carries:
- a CDS encoding DUF4365 domain-containing protein: MLLTSFSADSYLPCDKLKAASNHHSIVQRRLSSDATPCILILKVLPSDSEQWLTTTEAGLFIGGACYWEYLQGELSQNQQSVRIRIAREQEFRPESLLMLMRSAREYTISGEWIC, translated from the coding sequence ATGCTGCTCACAAGTTTCTCAGCCGATTCTTATCTTCCATGCGATAAACTAAAAGCGGCATCAAATCACCACAGCATAGTCCAACGTCGTCTTAGTAGTGATGCGACCCCTTGCATTTTAATTCTAAAAGTTTTACCTTCGGACTCAGAGCAGTGGTTGACAACTACGGAAGCAGGCTTATTTATTGGTGGTGCTTGTTATTGGGAGTATCTACAAGGTGAACTCAGTCAAAATCAGCAATCAGTGCGAATTCGGATCGCCAGAGAGCAAGAATTTCGCCCAGAATCGTTGTTAATGTTAATGAGATCTGCCCGTGAATATACTATTAGTGGAGAATGGATATGTTAG